A single window of Acidimicrobiales bacterium DNA harbors:
- a CDS encoding isochorismatase family protein translates to MDGWEAIDRTAELLEVARGREVPIVYLHGMDDFPSHWGGRPKGPSNLAHLPVELRAMANQIVEEIAPQPGDLVLEKEGPSAFHRTPLQDHLVYLGVDTLLVVGESTSGCVRATVVDGTSLRYKMGVVEECVFDRTEACHAISLLDMDLKYADVVDLEAAQRYLNTGSTAVADAVMPAAAAV, encoded by the coding sequence ATGGACGGCTGGGAGGCAATAGACCGCACGGCCGAGCTGCTGGAGGTCGCGCGCGGCCGCGAGGTCCCGATCGTCTACCTCCACGGCATGGACGACTTCCCGAGCCATTGGGGCGGCCGGCCGAAGGGTCCGTCGAACCTCGCTCACCTCCCGGTGGAGCTGCGGGCGATGGCGAACCAGATCGTCGAGGAGATCGCCCCGCAGCCGGGTGACCTCGTTCTCGAGAAGGAGGGGCCGAGTGCCTTCCACCGCACTCCGCTCCAGGACCACCTCGTCTACCTGGGCGTCGACACCCTGCTCGTGGTCGGTGAATCGACGAGTGGCTGCGTTCGCGCCACCGTCGTCGATGGAACGTCGCTGCGCTACAAGATGGGCGTCGTCGAGGAGTGCGTGTTCGACCGCACGGAGGCCTGCCACGCGATCAGCCTCTTAGACATGGACCTCAAGTACGCCGACGTCGTCGACCTTGAGGCCGCGCAGCGGTATCTCAACACCGGGAGCACCGCTGTCGCGGACGCGGTGATGCCGGCCGCTGCTGCCGTCTGA
- a CDS encoding polysaccharide deacetylase family protein, which produces MDDPTLSAAKDTMDNDLYTYQPITERPPLVLPEGKKLAFYVGLNIEHFHVDVPSRSQYPPDPMGLGQRDYGTRVGIWRLFDLFDEVGLRGSAITNSEVCTHYPQIVQAGVERDWAWIAHGQTNSKMESGMAVDEEESFLKEMFATFDAALPALPKGWLGPGLSETFETPRILAEYGLTYLLDWCCDDQPFAFAKHGLVSVPYSLEVNDVSMWNKGLLTGPDYERMVLDQFEILMEDAQKTGMVMALPLHTFVVGQPHLFKYLRRVLRVICANADVWVTTSEDIADYYCSITAGS; this is translated from the coding sequence GTGGACGACCCGACCCTCTCCGCCGCAAAGGACACCATGGACAACGACCTGTACACCTACCAGCCCATCACCGAGCGGCCCCCGCTCGTGCTCCCGGAGGGCAAGAAGCTCGCCTTCTATGTGGGACTCAATATCGAGCACTTCCACGTCGACGTGCCTTCGCGGAGCCAGTACCCGCCTGACCCGATGGGGCTCGGACAGCGAGACTACGGCACCCGCGTGGGGATCTGGCGCCTTTTCGACCTCTTCGACGAGGTCGGCCTGCGGGGGAGCGCGATCACCAACTCCGAGGTCTGTACCCACTACCCCCAGATCGTGCAGGCCGGGGTCGAGCGGGACTGGGCCTGGATCGCGCACGGCCAGACCAACTCCAAGATGGAGAGCGGCATGGCGGTCGACGAGGAGGAGAGCTTCCTGAAAGAGATGTTCGCGACGTTCGATGCGGCGCTCCCTGCGCTCCCGAAGGGGTGGCTCGGACCGGGGCTCTCCGAGACCTTCGAGACTCCCCGCATCCTCGCCGAGTACGGTCTCACCTACCTCCTCGACTGGTGCTGCGACGACCAGCCCTTCGCCTTCGCGAAGCACGGCCTCGTCTCGGTGCCGTACTCGCTTGAAGTGAACGACGTGTCGATGTGGAACAAGGGTCTGCTCACCGGCCCCGACTACGAGCGGATGGTGCTCGACCAGTTCGAGATCCTGATGGAGGACGCCCAGAAGACCGGGATGGTCATGGCGCTCCCCCTGCACACCTTCGTCGTCGGCCAGCCCCACCTCTTCAAGTACCTCCGGCGGGTGCTGCGAGTGATCTGCGCCAACGCCGACGTCTGGGTCACCACGAGCGAGGACATCGCCGATTACTACTGCTCGATCACGGCTGGCTCCTAA
- a CDS encoding isochorismatase family protein, whose protein sequence is MTMSSKPWDGIMPPEDVEAFGRGFDRQYRPMTPGKKPALIIVDMTIAFVDSAYPTGFSPTGWPCVEANATLLAAARAAGIPVFFTKSYFDETHAPRPPERGRWKTVGALREPLPEGTPPGDVIVEALTPRDDEIVIYKGAKPSGFSGTPLASYMIHEGCDTAIVTGMTTSGCVRATLLDAFQLNFHCVIPYECSADRSQLSHKVNLFDMHMKYADVVSLDETIDYLDKLGID, encoded by the coding sequence ATGACCATGTCATCGAAGCCCTGGGACGGCATCATGCCGCCCGAAGATGTCGAGGCCTTCGGCCGCGGCTTTGATCGGCAGTACCGGCCGATGACGCCGGGCAAGAAGCCGGCGCTCATCATCGTCGACATGACGATTGCATTCGTCGACTCGGCCTACCCCACGGGCTTCAGCCCGACCGGATGGCCCTGCGTCGAGGCGAACGCGACCCTGCTGGCGGCGGCGCGGGCGGCGGGGATTCCCGTCTTTTTCACCAAGAGCTACTTCGACGAGACCCACGCGCCGCGGCCGCCCGAGCGTGGCCGCTGGAAGACGGTGGGGGCCCTCCGCGAGCCACTGCCCGAGGGCACACCTCCCGGTGACGTCATCGTCGAGGCGCTCACACCGCGCGACGACGAGATCGTGATCTACAAGGGGGCAAAGCCGAGCGGCTTCAGCGGCACGCCGCTCGCCTCCTACATGATCCACGAGGGCTGCGACACCGCCATCGTTACGGGCATGACGACGAGCGGCTGCGTGCGGGCGACGCTGCTCGACGCGTTCCAACTGAACTTCCACTGCGTGATCCCCTACGAGTGCTCGGCTGACCGCAGCCAGCTCTCGCACAAGGTGAACCTCTTCGACATGCACATGAAGTACGCCGACGTCGTCAGCCTCGACGAGACGATCGACTACCTCGACAAGCTCGGAATCGACTGA
- a CDS encoding polysaccharide deacetylase family protein, whose amino-acid sequence MDNELYSYQPITERTPLSFPDGKKLAFYVGLNVEHFYVDKPFMRPSVPDPMSHGQRDYGTRVGIWRLMDLFDELGVRASAITNSDVCSRYPQIVKAGVERDWAWIAHGQTNSIMQSGMGVEEEEKFLWDMFDAFDDSLPARPKGWLGPGLSETFETPRILAEYGLTYLLDWCCDDQPFPLEVPGMISVPYGLEINDIGMWMATTLTGADYETMVLDQFEVLMEDAQKTGMVMALPIHTFVVGQPHLFKHFAAVMRKICAESDVWVTTSDEIAEHYLSSMATS is encoded by the coding sequence ATGGACAACGAGCTCTACTCGTACCAGCCGATCACCGAGCGGACCCCGCTCAGTTTCCCGGACGGCAAGAAGCTGGCGTTCTACGTTGGCCTCAACGTCGAGCACTTCTACGTGGACAAGCCGTTCATGCGTCCGAGCGTCCCGGACCCGATGAGCCACGGCCAACGCGACTACGGCACCCGGGTCGGCATCTGGCGACTGATGGACCTGTTCGACGAGCTCGGTGTGCGGGCCAGTGCGATCACGAACTCCGACGTCTGCTCGCGCTACCCCCAGATCGTGAAGGCCGGAGTCGAGCGCGATTGGGCCTGGATCGCGCACGGCCAGACGAACTCGATCATGCAGTCGGGGATGGGCGTCGAAGAAGAGGAGAAGTTCCTGTGGGACATGTTCGATGCATTCGACGACTCGCTGCCCGCTCGGCCGAAGGGATGGCTCGGACCGGGGCTATCGGAGACCTTCGAGACTCCGCGGATCCTCGCGGAGTACGGCCTTACGTACCTGCTCGATTGGTGTTGTGACGACCAGCCGTTCCCTCTCGAGGTCCCGGGGATGATCTCGGTCCCCTACGGGCTCGAGATCAACGACATCGGCATGTGGATGGCGACCACGCTCACGGGCGCGGACTACGAGACGATGGTGCTCGATCAGTTCGAGGTGTTGATGGAAGACGCCCAGAAGACTGGAATGGTGATGGCGCTTCCGATCCACACCTTTGTCGTCGGACAGCCCCACCTCTTCAAGCACTTCGCCGCCGTCATGCGCAAGATCTGCGCCGAAAGCGACGTGTGGGTTACGACCAGCGACGAGATCGCCGAGCACTACCTGTCGAGCATGGCAACGAGCTGA